The following are from one region of the Streptomyces rubrogriseus genome:
- a CDS encoding decaprenylphospho-beta-D-erythro-pentofuranosid-2-ulose 2-reductase — translation MKDAFGLPQSLLVLGGTSEIALATVRRLVARRTRTVWLAGRPSPALDAAAGQLRGLGAEVRTVAFDALDPEGHEAALGKVFAEGDIDLVLLAFGILGDQAHDEREPLNAVRVAQTNYTGAVSAGLVAARSLQAQGHGSLVVLSSVAGERARRANFIYGSSKAGLDAFAQGLGDALHGTGVHVMVVRPGFVRSRMTEGMAQAPLATTPEAVATAIELGLRRRSETVWVPGALRVVMSAVRHLPRAVFRRLPV, via the coding sequence GTGAAGGACGCCTTCGGCCTCCCCCAGTCCCTCCTCGTCCTCGGCGGTACCTCCGAGATCGCGCTCGCCACCGTGCGCCGCCTGGTGGCCCGCCGCACCCGTACGGTGTGGCTGGCCGGGCGCCCCTCCCCCGCCCTGGACGCGGCCGCCGGGCAACTGCGCGGGCTCGGCGCCGAGGTGCGCACGGTCGCCTTCGACGCGCTGGACCCCGAGGGCCACGAGGCGGCGCTCGGCAAGGTGTTCGCCGAGGGCGACATCGACCTGGTGCTGCTGGCCTTCGGCATCCTGGGCGACCAGGCGCACGACGAACGCGAGCCGCTGAACGCCGTGCGGGTCGCGCAGACCAACTACACCGGCGCGGTCTCGGCCGGGCTGGTCGCCGCCCGCTCCCTCCAGGCGCAGGGGCACGGCTCGCTGGTGGTGCTCTCCTCCGTCGCCGGTGAGCGGGCCCGCCGCGCCAACTTCATCTACGGCTCCAGCAAGGCGGGCCTCGACGCCTTCGCGCAGGGCCTGGGCGACGCGCTGCACGGCACGGGCGTGCACGTCATGGTCGTACGCCCCGGGTTCGTGCGCTCGCGGATGACCGAGGGGATGGCTCAGGCGCCGCTCGCCACGACGCCCGAGGCGGTGGCCACGGCCATCGAGCTGGGGCTGCGGCGGCGTTCGGAGACGGTGTGGGTGCCGGGCGCGCTGCGGGTGGTCATGTCCGCGGTGCGGCACCTGCCGCGGGCGGTGTTCCGGCGGCTGCCCGTGTGA